One genomic segment of Candidatus Nezhaarchaeota archaeon includes these proteins:
- a CDS encoding winged helix-turn-helix transcriptional regulator yields MKTVLAITMLFATLLVITSPHACAQQVSSIVITIGSDGIVYVEMNGTVEVGVNSFECPVEPISATIEVLIGGEVAPAIYYNNSILVVSNDNRSARITYIANVTFENGVASFYYNSMREATLIVPSNILLLPENLTIIDAYLRDNRLFLRFKGPSTISFVVTEEAGGQTLKPPSAPPTITPAPLIGVEVALYVAIAVAAVLAIVAMKKKRGSHLATYLDEVDKAIIERLRKHGGEALQGLLYRELGLPKATVWRHVKKLEKMGYVSIERIGRDNKVRLLK; encoded by the coding sequence ATGAAGACTGTCTTGGCAATAACGATGTTATTCGCCACTCTCTTAGTGATCACGAGCCCTCATGCATGTGCTCAACAAGTATCGAGTATTGTGATCACCATAGGCTCCGATGGCATTGTGTACGTTGAGATGAATGGCACTGTTGAGGTAGGAGTGAACTCCTTTGAGTGTCCGGTGGAACCAATTTCCGCGACCATTGAAGTATTGATAGGCGGTGAGGTTGCTCCTGCTATCTACTACAACAATAGCATTCTCGTGGTCTCTAACGACAATAGGTCTGCGAGGATAACCTACATAGCTAACGTCACTTTTGAGAATGGAGTAGCAAGCTTCTACTACAACTCGATGAGAGAAGCTACCCTAATAGTGCCCTCTAACATTCTCCTATTGCCAGAGAACTTGACCATAATAGATGCTTACTTAAGGGACAACAGGCTGTTCTTGAGGTTCAAGGGTCCTAGCACAATAAGCTTCGTAGTTACTGAAGAAGCGGGCGGCCAGACTTTGAAACCCCCCTCAGCCCCTCCAACCATCACTCCAGCCCCCCTCATAGGGGTTGAGGTAGCTCTCTACGTGGCAATAGCAGTTGCTGCGGTTTTAGCCATCGTAGCTATGAAGAAGAAACGTGGAAGCCATTTAGCAACGTACCTAGATGAAGTCGATAAAGCGATAATTGAGAGGCTTCGCAAGCATGGTGGCGAGGCCCTTCAGGGCCTTCTCTATAGAGAACTCGGTCTCCCTAAGGCTACTGTGTGGAGACATGTAAAGAAGCTCGAGAAGATGGGCTACGTAAGTATAGAACGCATAGGAAGA